Genomic DNA from Paenibacillus sp. MBLB1832:
TGAAGCCATTTCGGCTGGATATAACCGTGACAAAGTGATTGAACAAGCCAATCAGTTTCAACCCAAACTAATTTCTGTGGCTACGAAGGAATTGGCGGAAGATGTAGCTAACCAAATTCCATCCCATATCAAAGTACTCTATGGTAAAGAAGGATTAATGGAAGTAGCTGCTTCAACCGATGCAGATTTGCTGGTGAGTGCTTTGGTCGGAAGTCAAGGCTTGAAGCCAACGTTGGCCGCGATTGACGCAGGTAAAGATATTGGTCTTGCGAATAAAGAAACGTTAATCAGCGCAGGGCATATCGTCACAGAAGCTGTTGCTCGCAAAGGTGTCGCACTGCTGCCAATCGATAGTGAGCATTCGGCTATTTTCCAATGTTTGAACGGGGAAAAGCGGTCGCAAATCGCACAAATTACGATTACGGCTTCAGGCGGATCCTTTCGTGATCGTACAAGAGAAGAGCTCGTAGGCGTTACGGTAGAAGATGCGCTTAAGCATCCGAATTGGTCAATGGGTGCGAAAATTACGATCGATTCGGCTACCATGGTAAATAAAGGGCTTGAAGTAATGGAAGCGCACTGGCTGTTTGGCTTGCCTTATGATCAAATTCATGTGCTTATTCACCCTGAAAGTGTCATTCATTCGTATATTGAATTTGTTGATCACAGTGTAATTGCGCAACTAGGTAATCCCGATATGCGCGTTCCCATCCAATACGCTTTAACGTATCCAGACCGTTTTACAACACCAACAACAAGACTTGATCTTGCTTCGATTGGGAAACTTCACTTCCGTGAGATGGATTACACCCGTTTCCCTTGTTTACGAATGGCGTTTGAGAGCGGGAGACAGAGTGGCACGACACCAACGGTGTTTAATGCTGCGAATGAAATTGCAGTTGCCAGATTCCTTCGTGGAGAGATATCGTTTCTGCAAATCGAAGATATTATCGCTGCTGCACTGGACAAGCATGAATCGTATGCGAATCCGCCGATTGAACGTATTTTTGAGCAAGATGAGTGGGCAAGAGCGTTCGCTGCATCCATTCAATTCTAAAAAGGATCAAAGAGCTAAAGTCATCTTGATGGGCTCAGCTCTTTTTTTTCACAGCGGCTTGGTAGTTACTAGTGATTGTAATGTCTAATTCGATCTATAAGTTCGTATACTGTCCTGAGCGGGCATAGCTTGTATTCAGCAGTTCAATAATGGTAATCTAAGAACATGCTGTCCTAGAGTGGATGCTTAGAAGGTAGGTTCTCTTCTGAAAGCGCATGATTCATGCAGTAATGGTAAGTTTTCCGAAGAAACCCCGAAGGAGGAAATACGACTTGTCGGCCATTGAAGTTGGATTAAAGGTTATTTTGTTGTTTTTCGTTCTTGTTACGATTCATGAATGGGGTCATTTTTACTTTGCCAAACGGGCAGGCATTCTAGTTCGTGAGTTTGCAATCGGCTTCGGACCCAAAATTTTCTCATATAAAAAAGGGGAGACCCGCTATACGCTGCGTATCTTGCCAATTGGGGGATTTGTTCGGATGGCAGGGGAAGACCCGGAAATCGTCCAAGTTAATTCTGGGCAAACCATTGCGATTAAATTGAATAAGCAGAATGAAGTCACTTTTTTATATTTGGATCAATTAGATCGTCGTTCCAGTATTATTATGGGTGTCGTCGAGCACATTGATATTGAGAAAGCGCTTCGTTTGACGCTGGATGTCGATGGAGAGAAAGTAACGTATCCCATTCATCCGCAAGCGATGATGGTCACGAAAGGTACAGAAACGCAAATCGCACCTTACGATCGCCAATTTGGTTCTAAATCGGTTGGGAAGCGTGCAATAGCCATCGTGATGGGACCCGTGATGAATTTTATTCTGGCGATCGTACTGTTTCTAATTGTTGTGATTATGTCGGGTGTGTTTACGAATGTGAAGCTCGATACTGTACAAGCAGGTCGAGCGGGTGAGAAGGCTGGTTTGCAAAAAGGCGACATTATTATGTCGATCGATAAGCAACCAATTGGTGATGATCGTGAGAAGCTCGTAAGTTCGATTCAATCTTCGGCTGGTAAGACGATGACATGGGTGATTGATCGTGCGGGAACGCCAATAACGTTGCAAGTAACACCAGAAATGGAAGCAGGAGCGGGCAAGCTTGGTGTTGTCATCAGCGGTGATCGTAGAAGTGCCACATTCAGTGAGGTCATTGCGGGAACCTATGATCAGGTTGTGGGTACAACGATAGGAATTATTACTGGCTTACAAAAGTTGGTGTTGCTGCAGTTCAAATTGGATGACCTCGGTGGTCCAGTAAGAACGGCTCAAGTATCGGCTGAATTTGCTAAAATGGGTATTACCTACTTAATTTCATGGACGGCCACTTTAAGTATATATCTCGGGATTTTCAATTTGCTTCCTATTCCTGCCCTTGATGGCAGTCGGCTGTTATTCATGGGATTAGAAGCACTGAGAGGGAAACCGATTGATCCCAACCGGGAAAGTATGGTTCATTTTGTCGGTTTTGCACTGTTGATGCTGCTGATGATAGCCGTGACGTATAACGATATTTTACGATTAATAAAGGGCTAGTCCTAATTTGCGGGAGGGTTTATGTCAAACGATAAGCAATTTGTGAAAGAAATTACACCACAAGGGGAAGATTTCTCACGTTGGTACATAGATGTCATCAAGAAAGCGGATCTTATGAGCTACTCGCCAGTGCGCGGTTGTATCGTGTTCAAACCAGACGGTTATGAGATTTGGGAAAATATTCAGCGCGAGCTGGATAGCAAATTTAAAGAAACAGGCCACCGCAATGCCTATTTCCCATTGTTTATCCCTGAGAGTTTCTTTCAGAAGGAAAAAGAGCATGTAGAGGGCTTTAATCCTGAACTCCCATGGGTAACGGAAGCAGGCGGCGAGAAGCTAGAAGAGCGATTGGCGATTCGCCCAACATCGGAAACGATGATTGGCCATATGTACGCGGAATGGATCAATTCCTATCGTGATCTGCCATTACTAATTAATCAATGGGCAAATGTAGTACGTTGGGAGAAACGGACTTTGCCGTTCCTGCGTACGACTGAGTTCCTGTGGCAGGAAGGTCACACGGCGCATGAAGACGAGCAGGATGCTCGCCGTGAAACGATGCAGATGTTGGATGTGTACCGTCAGTTTGCGGAAGAATTCCTAGCGATTCCAGTTATCGTCGGTCAAAAAACACCATCCGAGAAATTCGCAGGTGCCATTGATACATTCTCCATCGAAGCGATGATGAAAGATGGTAAAGCCGTTCAAGCAGGTACGTCTCATTACTTGGGAACGAATTTTGCTGTTGCTTTTGACATTAAATTCTTGGATCGTGAGAATCAACATCAGTTTGCACATACCACTTCGTGGGGTGTGAGTACGCGTCTGATCGGTGCATTGATCATGGTTCACGGTGATGACCGAGGTCTCGCATTGCCACCAAAAGTGGCGCCTACGCAAGTTATCATGATTCCAATCGGTCCGCCAAAAACGCGTGAACAAGTTATCGGGCGTGTTGACGAATTGTACGCGGAGTTGAAGAAAGCTGGGGTTCGCGTAAAAGTGGACGATCGTGCAGACCAAAGCCCAGGCTGGAAATTCAACGAGTACGAGATGCGTGGAGTGCCAATCCGAGTAGAGTTAGGGCCGCGTGATATGGAGAATGGACAAGTTGTGCTTGTCTCTCGCGTGAGTGGAGAGAAGAAAGTGGTAGAACAAGCTAATTTCGTCCAAGAAGTTCAAAATTTACTTGCTGAGATTCATCAGCAGATGTATGATAAAGCGAAGCAATTCCGTGATGAGCATTACATTGCGGTAGATACAATTGATGAGTTCAAGACATTCTTAGAGACGAAACGCGGATTTGCCTTGGCGGGTTGGTGCGGTTCCAACGCTTGTGAATCACAAGTGAAAGAAGAAACAGGCGCCACAAGCCGTAATATCCCGTTCACACCATCTGAAACCAAATCGACATGTCTCGTTTGCGGTGACGCGGCGAAGCATACGGTCGTGTTTGGTCGCAGCTATTAATGACCTTCAAGGGCATATGGAGAACATTCTCCATGGCCCTTGGTACGTTTTATGGGGAGGCTGTTCATGAGTAATTTGGCTGATAAACGGAATCGCTTTGAGCTTTTGATGCAGCAAGCCGAGATTCCAGCCGATGTAATACGGTCTTATTTTGCAGAAGGTTATATTGATCAAGTAGAAATAAGTCGAAAAAACCGCGACTGGACCTTTTATTTGGTTAAAAATGACTTGGTTCCTCTGAATGTTTATCGTTCATTCTGTAAAATGATTCAAGAGAAGTTCGCGCCAATTGCGAAGATTCGCTTTATTTGGAAGTATGAACAAGTAGAGCCAGCAGCTCTTGTGGAGGAGTACTGGAGTCTTTTCATGGATTGGTTAATGCGTGAAGTTCCTTCGATCAATGGGTGGATGACCAAAGCGCGGTTCGAAGTTCACGGCCAGGCCTTATCCCTGATTATGCTGGATGCGATTGGACTTGAATTAGCAAAGAAGAAAAACGTAGATATGTTCATACGGAACTTTTTCCATAATTTTTTTCAAACGGAATTATCCGTTAAATATGCCATGGGCGAGTCCTCCGAGATCGAAGCAGAGTATGAGAAATTCGCAAAGCAGCGAGAGCAAGGCGAGAAATCGTTTACCCAAGAACTTATGATGTCCATTGATATGGAGGAGGAAGAGTCCTCTTTGCCAGAAGGTGAACTGAAGCTTGTCATGGGGATTGATATTAAGGAAGTCCCGACTCCACTCAAAGATATTCAAGAAGAAGAGAAGAAAATCGCTGTTCAAGGCACGGTATTCGGCTTGGATGTCAAAGAATTGCGGAATGGGAATACGCTGTACACGTTTAACATTACGGATTTCACTGACTCCCTCGCGATGAAAGTTTTCGCCAAAACCAAAGACGATGTTAAGATTATGAGCTTGCTTGCTAACGGCACATGGATTCGGGCAAGAGGGAAAGTGGAATACGATCGCTTCATGCAAATTCCTGAGCTCGTCATGATTCCGAATGATCTGTATGAGGTTATGGCGCCTAGAGATCGCATGGACGATGCGGCAGAAAAACGTGTCGAATTTCATTTGCACACGAATATGAGTACGATGGATGCCCTCACTTCTGTTGATCAATATGTGAAAATGGCAGCCAAATGGGGTCATAAAGCGATCGCGATTACCGATCACAGTAATATTCAATGCTTCCCAGATGCAGGTAAAGCAGCTAAGAAACACGGCATTAAAGTAATATATGGTGTAGAAGCGAACATCGTGAATGATTCTGTACCGATAGTAATGAATGCGCAAGACATTGACCTGAAACAAGCTACGTATGTGATTTTTGACGTGGAGACAACGGGTCTTTCTGTAACGAATAATCGGATCATCGAGCTTGCAGGTGTAAAGATGCAGGACGGTAAGGAAATTGATCGGTTTGCCACGTTCATTAATCCTCATGAAAAGATCCCATATAACATTCAACAACTTACGAATATTAATGATGATATGGTCAAGGATGCGCCGGATATCGAGGAGGAACTGCCGAAATTTGTCGAGTTTATAGGAGACTGTGTGTTAGTCGCTCATAATGCTCGTTTCGATATGGGCTTTCTTCAAGCCAACTTGAAGCGTATGAACCTGCCCGAAGTGACGAACGCCGTGCTGGATACGTTGGAACTGGCGAGATTTCTTTTCCCATCCATGAAAAATCATCGTTTAAATACGTTATCGGATAAATTTAAAGTAAGCTTGGACAACCATCACCGTGCGATCGATGACTCCATTGCTTTGGGGTATGTGCTCTATCATTTAATTAATGAGGCTAATGATCGGCAAATTACGAGCTTGGCCAAGTTGAATGATTATGTAGGTAAAGATTTATCTAACCAGCGGCCTTTTCACTCCTGTATTTACGCTCTTAATGCTACAGGTAAGAAAAATTTATTTAAACTGATTTCCTTATCTCATACAACGTACTTGCAGCGTTCAGCTACAATTCCGAAAAGTGTATTGGTCGAGCATAGAGATGGACTATTGATCACATCAGGTTGTGAGAAGGGCGAGTTTTTCGAAGCAGTTCTGAATAAGTCGATTGAAGAAGCAGAGCAGGTTGCTGAATTCTATGATATTCTCGAAATTCAACCTGTGAGCTATAACATGCATCTCGTAGAAAAAGAACTTGTGGGGTCAGCTCAAGATCTGGAGAACGCGGTTCGACGTGTTTGCGAAATTGGTTATAAAACAGGCAAACCCGTTATTGCCACAGGCAATGTCCACTATTTGCATCCACGCGAGAAAATATGTCGCGATATTACGATTAACGGGATCACGGGTTTCAGTCCGCTGAAAGCCATGAAGAAGCCAGATGCACATTTCCGAACCACCAAAGAGATGCTTCAGGAATTTGCTTTTTTAGGGGAAGAAAAAGCACTCGAAGTTGTTGTTCGAAATACGAACGAACTTGCGGAACGCTTCGAAACGATTGAGCTTTTCCCAGACAAGTTATTCACGCCAATTATTGAGGGTGCTGACGAAGAAATTCGGACAACCTGTTATACGACAGCTAAAAATATGTATGGGGATGAGCTGCCTGAAGTTATTGTGGCTCGTCTTGAGAAAGAGCTTGTGCCGATTATTAAGTTCGGCTTCTCGGCAAACTACTTAATTTCAGAACGTCTCGTGAAAAAGTCAAATGCAGACGGTTATCTCGTTGGTTCTCGTGGATCCGTTGGTTCTTCAGTCGTCGCCATGATGTTAGGGATTTCTGAAGTTAATCCGTTACCTCCTCATTATCTCTGTACAACGCCAGATTGTAAGCACAGCGAATGGTTTCTCGACGGCAGTGTGCCAAGTGGATTCGACCTTCCAAATAAGCCATGTCCGATTTGCGGTGGCAATTTAAAAGGTGACGGGCATGATATCCCGTTCGAGACGTTCTTAGGCTTTAAGGGAGATAAGGTTCCCGATATCGACTTGAACTTTTCTGGTGAGTATCAACCGATTGCTCATAATTACACGAAAGTTCTTTTCGGTGAGCGAAGCGTGTTCCGTGCTGGTACGATTGGTACAGTAGCGGAAAAGACGGCGTTTGGTTTCGTGAAGAAGTATGAAGAGGAGATCGGCCAGAAATGGCGCGGAGCTGAACTGAACCGTTTGGCCGCTGGGTGTACAGGGGTTAAGCGTAGCACAGGTCAGCATCCAGGGGGGATTGTCGTCGTTCCTGATTATATGGAGGTTGACGATATCACGCCAGTGCAATACCCTGCTGATGACAAAAACTCCGAATGGAAAACGACGCATTTTGACTACCATGCCTTCGATGCAAACTTGCTCAAACTCGATATTCTGGGACACGACGACCCGACGATGATGCGGATGCTGCAAGACTTGACGGGGATCGATCCAACGACCATTCCGATGAATGACCCGAAAGCGATGAGCATTTTTAATTCAACGGATGCATTGGGCGTACGTCCAGATCAAATTCGCTCTCCCGTTGCGACATATGGCGTTCCTGAGATGGGGACCAAATTCGTTCGTCAAATGTTACATGAGACACAGCCATCATCCTTTGCTGACTTATTGCAAATTTCAGGTTTGTCACACGGAACTGGTGTATGGTTAGGGAATGCCCAGGAACTGATCAAGAAAGGCATTTGTAACATTAAGACGGTTATCGGTTGTCGTGATGATATTATGTTGTTCTTGATTTATAAAGCTGGGATGGATGCGGGACTTGCCTTTAAAATTACCGAGAGCGTTCGGAAAGGTAAGGGACTCACCGACGAATGGAAAGATGAGATGAAGCGCTGTAATGTACCAGCTTGGTATATAGAATCATGCGAGCGGATTGAGTACATGTTTCCAAAAGCGCATGCGGCAGCTTACGTTATTTCTGCCGTCCGTACGGCATACTTCAAGGTGTATCACCCAATCGCTTATTACGCGACTTACTTCAGTGTACGCGCAGCGGACTTCGATCTTGAATTGCTATGCCAGGGCTATGACGCGATTCTGCGTCGCTTGATTGAAATTGAAGAGAAGGGCTTTCAGGCGTTGCCTAAGGAAAAAGCAATGGTTTCCATTCTCGAAATGTCTTTGGAAATGACGTCCCGCGGCTTCAGCTTTAAGCCGATTGATATCTATCGTTCCGATGC
This window encodes:
- a CDS encoding 1-deoxy-D-xylulose-5-phosphate reductoisomerase, whose amino-acid sequence is MKKIAILGSTGSIGTQTLDIVQHAPEMFQVEAISAGYNRDKVIEQANQFQPKLISVATKELAEDVANQIPSHIKVLYGKEGLMEVAASTDADLLVSALVGSQGLKPTLAAIDAGKDIGLANKETLISAGHIVTEAVARKGVALLPIDSEHSAIFQCLNGEKRSQIAQITITASGGSFRDRTREELVGVTVEDALKHPNWSMGAKITIDSATMVNKGLEVMEAHWLFGLPYDQIHVLIHPESVIHSYIEFVDHSVIAQLGNPDMRVPIQYALTYPDRFTTPTTRLDLASIGKLHFREMDYTRFPCLRMAFESGRQSGTTPTVFNAANEIAVARFLRGEISFLQIEDIIAAALDKHESYANPPIERIFEQDEWARAFAASIQF
- the rseP gene encoding RIP metalloprotease RseP; the encoded protein is MSAIEVGLKVILLFFVLVTIHEWGHFYFAKRAGILVREFAIGFGPKIFSYKKGETRYTLRILPIGGFVRMAGEDPEIVQVNSGQTIAIKLNKQNEVTFLYLDQLDRRSSIIMGVVEHIDIEKALRLTLDVDGEKVTYPIHPQAMMVTKGTETQIAPYDRQFGSKSVGKRAIAIVMGPVMNFILAIVLFLIVVIMSGVFTNVKLDTVQAGRAGEKAGLQKGDIIMSIDKQPIGDDREKLVSSIQSSAGKTMTWVIDRAGTPITLQVTPEMEAGAGKLGVVISGDRRSATFSEVIAGTYDQVVGTTIGIITGLQKLVLLQFKLDDLGGPVRTAQVSAEFAKMGITYLISWTATLSIYLGIFNLLPIPALDGSRLLFMGLEALRGKPIDPNRESMVHFVGFALLMLLMIAVTYNDILRLIKG
- the proS gene encoding proline--tRNA ligase, whose translation is MSNDKQFVKEITPQGEDFSRWYIDVIKKADLMSYSPVRGCIVFKPDGYEIWENIQRELDSKFKETGHRNAYFPLFIPESFFQKEKEHVEGFNPELPWVTEAGGEKLEERLAIRPTSETMIGHMYAEWINSYRDLPLLINQWANVVRWEKRTLPFLRTTEFLWQEGHTAHEDEQDARRETMQMLDVYRQFAEEFLAIPVIVGQKTPSEKFAGAIDTFSIEAMMKDGKAVQAGTSHYLGTNFAVAFDIKFLDRENQHQFAHTTSWGVSTRLIGALIMVHGDDRGLALPPKVAPTQVIMIPIGPPKTREQVIGRVDELYAELKKAGVRVKVDDRADQSPGWKFNEYEMRGVPIRVELGPRDMENGQVVLVSRVSGEKKVVEQANFVQEVQNLLAEIHQQMYDKAKQFRDEHYIAVDTIDEFKTFLETKRGFALAGWCGSNACESQVKEETGATSRNIPFTPSETKSTCLVCGDAAKHTVVFGRSY
- a CDS encoding PolC-type DNA polymerase III; the encoded protein is MSNLADKRNRFELLMQQAEIPADVIRSYFAEGYIDQVEISRKNRDWTFYLVKNDLVPLNVYRSFCKMIQEKFAPIAKIRFIWKYEQVEPAALVEEYWSLFMDWLMREVPSINGWMTKARFEVHGQALSLIMLDAIGLELAKKKNVDMFIRNFFHNFFQTELSVKYAMGESSEIEAEYEKFAKQREQGEKSFTQELMMSIDMEEEESSLPEGELKLVMGIDIKEVPTPLKDIQEEEKKIAVQGTVFGLDVKELRNGNTLYTFNITDFTDSLAMKVFAKTKDDVKIMSLLANGTWIRARGKVEYDRFMQIPELVMIPNDLYEVMAPRDRMDDAAEKRVEFHLHTNMSTMDALTSVDQYVKMAAKWGHKAIAITDHSNIQCFPDAGKAAKKHGIKVIYGVEANIVNDSVPIVMNAQDIDLKQATYVIFDVETTGLSVTNNRIIELAGVKMQDGKEIDRFATFINPHEKIPYNIQQLTNINDDMVKDAPDIEEELPKFVEFIGDCVLVAHNARFDMGFLQANLKRMNLPEVTNAVLDTLELARFLFPSMKNHRLNTLSDKFKVSLDNHHRAIDDSIALGYVLYHLINEANDRQITSLAKLNDYVGKDLSNQRPFHSCIYALNATGKKNLFKLISLSHTTYLQRSATIPKSVLVEHRDGLLITSGCEKGEFFEAVLNKSIEEAEQVAEFYDILEIQPVSYNMHLVEKELVGSAQDLENAVRRVCEIGYKTGKPVIATGNVHYLHPREKICRDITINGITGFSPLKAMKKPDAHFRTTKEMLQEFAFLGEEKALEVVVRNTNELAERFETIELFPDKLFTPIIEGADEEIRTTCYTTAKNMYGDELPEVIVARLEKELVPIIKFGFSANYLISERLVKKSNADGYLVGSRGSVGSSVVAMMLGISEVNPLPPHYLCTTPDCKHSEWFLDGSVPSGFDLPNKPCPICGGNLKGDGHDIPFETFLGFKGDKVPDIDLNFSGEYQPIAHNYTKVLFGERSVFRAGTIGTVAEKTAFGFVKKYEEEIGQKWRGAELNRLAAGCTGVKRSTGQHPGGIVVVPDYMEVDDITPVQYPADDKNSEWKTTHFDYHAFDANLLKLDILGHDDPTMMRMLQDLTGIDPTTIPMNDPKAMSIFNSTDALGVRPDQIRSPVATYGVPEMGTKFVRQMLHETQPSSFADLLQISGLSHGTGVWLGNAQELIKKGICNIKTVIGCRDDIMLFLIYKAGMDAGLAFKITESVRKGKGLTDEWKDEMKRCNVPAWYIESCERIEYMFPKAHAAAYVISAVRTAYFKVYHPIAYYATYFSVRAADFDLELLCQGYDAILRRLIEIEEKGFQALPKEKAMVSILEMSLEMTSRGFSFKPIDIYRSDATKFTIDGTALIPPFAAMSGIGESAAKNIAAAKDDGDFLSIEDFQNRSKASKTVIELLNSMGCFRGLPESNQLSLF